Proteins encoded within one genomic window of Carassius gibelio isolate Cgi1373 ecotype wild population from Czech Republic chromosome A4, carGib1.2-hapl.c, whole genome shotgun sequence:
- the LOC127979660 gene encoding protein mono-ADP-ribosyltransferase PARP12, with the protein MTEEAIVKTICAHNGSLGYDALTSMFGGALESLVARTESFTVAFVNGQKKVIVRSRVRLCRVQNCPGCANLHLCKLFLFGSCRFDRGRRGCRFSHDLLSVQNELVLTAHGLNTLDVKELCVLLIQSDYSLLPAVCHSYNNGTGEYGRCPDAENCKRLHICEKYLRGSCDCDRAHDFYEPHPMKTLQDRGVTAELMTIMKDLYSNIQVLKHHSKAASAPNAPGPNPRRGPNAQNRRPSSGFNAGRGQEAQRPTQNNTEKTEICMYFVKGHCKHGGSCRKEHSILPYKWEVKEGSEWKALPDNEAIEKDYCDVAKTCSYGMNTVYFDTMTQGCDSVRRLSTIPSVLQPSFILTTEWIWYWKDENGNWIQYATADGGHGSSSITSAELEQKYQADNNAVVEFTAGSQTYELSFTDMIQTNKRYSTKKLVRRRPKFVSAADVRTIKTTKRTPNNFKTLPDHWDKALTPETGYKSVPLQSTSAEYTKIKELFSRTMFGFRILKIERIQNKALWEVYQWQKDFMKKNNGGRDVTEKQLFHGTDSTHLEAICHNNFDWRICGTHGTAYGKGSYFARDAKYSHSYTRDSGARSMFVSRVLVGSYTKGDSSYLRPPSKDGGDTVLYNSCVNDVLDPSIFVVFEKHQIYPEYLIEYRDAGGCDTPTRPAIAKPTATVRSRVAVPAVTRTHTSIYNPSTHASSSYSFSSSNTSFYKPSPVASSSYSSSSSNTSFYKPSPVASSSYTPSFVSSSSTSSSSSSSLRASSSLSFSPFAPPPPKPAKKSDCVIS; encoded by the exons ATGACGGAGGAGGCGATCGTGAAGACGATCTGCGCTCACAACGGATCTCTCGGTTACGATGCTTTAACGTCGATGTTCGGTGGAGCGCTGGAGTCGCTGGTCGCGCGCACCGAGTCGTTCACGGTGGCGTTCGTGAACGGACAGAAGAAAGTGATCGTCCGGAGCAGAGTCCGTCTGTGTCGGGTCCAGAACTGTCCGGGATGCGCGAATCTGCATCTGTGCAAGTTGTTTCTGTTCGGTTCCTGCCGCTTCGACAGAGGACG ACGAGGATGCCGCTTCAGTCATGATCTGCTCTCGGTTCAGAATGAATTAGTCCTGACCGCTCACGGTTTGAACACACTGGACGTAAAGGAGCTGTGCGTTCTGCTAATACAGAGTGATTACTCGCTTCTGCCAGCG GTGTGTCATTCGTATAACAACGGCACGGGAGAATACGGCCGCTGTCCGGACGCAGAGAACTGTAAGAGGCTCCACATCTGCGAGAAATACCTGCGAGGCTCCTGCGACTGTGATCGCGCTCATGACTTCTACGAGCCGCATCCGATGAAGACGCTGCAGGACAGAGGAGTCACCGCCGAACTCATGACCATCATGAAGGACCTGTACTCCAACATCCAAGTCCTGAAGCATCATTCCAAGGCAGCTTCTGCTCCGAACGCTCCGGGACCGAACCCCAGGAGAGGCCCGAATGCACAGAACCGGAGACCGTCGAGCGGTTTTAACGCAGGCAGAGGACAAGAGGCTCAGAGACCAACACAAAACAACACAG aGAAAACGGAGATCTGCATGTATTTCGTCAAAGGACACTGCAAGCACGGTG GCTCCTGTAGGAAGGAGCATTCCATTCTGCCCTATAAATGGGAAGTTAAGGAAGGATCCGAATGGAAGGCTCTTCCTGACAACGAAGCCATCGAGAAAGATTACTGCGATGTTGCAAAAACATGCAG CTATGGAATGAACACGGTTTATTTCGATACGATGACCCAAGGCTGTGACAGTGTGCGGCGTCTGTCAACAATACCATCGGTGCTCCAGCCCTCCTTCATCCTGACCACCGAGTGGATCTGGTACTGGAAGGATGAGAATGGAAACTGGATCCAGTATGCCACAGCA GACGGGGGTCATGGATCGTCCTCCATCACTAGTGCTGAACTCGAGCAGAAGTATCAGGCCGATAACAACGCGGTGGTGGAGTTCACCGCCGGATCGCAGACATACGAGCTCAGCTTCACAG ATATGATCCAGACAAACAAACGCTACTCGACCAAAAAACTCGTCAGACGTCGTCCCAAATTTGTGTCAGCGGCTGATGTTCGAACAATCAAGACAAC TAAAAGGACGCCCAACAATTTCAAGACTCTTCCGGATCACTGGGATAAAGCTCTGACTCCCGAAACCGGATACAAG AGTGTGCCGCTGCAGAGCACGTCCGCCGAATACACCAAAATCAAAGAACTGTTCAGTCGCACCATGTTCGGCTTCAGAATCCTGAAGATTGAGAGGATCCAGAACAAAGCATTATGGGAAGTTTATCAGTG GCAGAAAGACTTTATGAAAAAGAACAACGGAGGCCGAGACGTGACCGAGAAGCAGCTCTTCCACGGCACAGACAGCACACATTTAGAGGCCATCTGCCACAACAACTTCGACTGGAGGATCTGTGGGACTCACGGCACGGCCTACGGGAAAG GTAGCTACTTTGCGAGGGATGCCAAATACTCTCACAGCTACACCAGAGACTCGGGCGCTCGCTCCATGTTCGTGAGTCGCGTCCTGGTTGGCAGCTACACCAAAGGTGACTCCAGCTACCTCCGGCCTCCATCCAAAGACGGAGGAGACACCGTCTTGTACAACAGCTGTGTGAACGACGTCCTCGATCCGTCCATATTTGTGGTGTTTGAGAAGCACCAGATCTACCCCGAGTATCTCATCGAGTACAGAGACGCCGGTGGCTGTGATACACCGACCCGTCCTGCGATAGCAAAACCAACAGCAACAGTGAGGAGCCGTGTAGCTGTTCCTGCAGTCACTCGCACACACACCTCCATCTATAATCCCTCCACACATGCATCTTCTTCATACTCCTTCTCCTCCTCAAACACCTCCTTCTATAAACCCTCTCCAGTGGCATCTTCTTCatactcctcctcctcctcaaacACCTCCTTCTATAAACCCTCTCCAGTGGCATCTTCTTCATATACACCCTCTTTCGTTTCATCCTCAAgcacctcctcttcttcctcctcttccttgcGTGCTTCTTCCTCACTATCTTTTTCCCCATTTGCCCCACCTCCTCCAAAGCCTGCAAAAAAGTCAGACTGCGTCATTTCCTGA